The Motacilla alba alba isolate MOTALB_02 chromosome 13, Motacilla_alba_V1.0_pri, whole genome shotgun sequence sequence CATGTTCTAGCACGGCTTTGTTGGCCGGGAGATATGCTAGACTAAAATGCATCCCACGTCTGGAATGGCTGGCAATTTGCTCTTGAGATGCCAGGCATCCCTTCTGGGCTCTTTAATACGTGGTGGAGAAATCACTCCAAGTGTTCCTGTTTGCTTGTcaaggagctgccagggcctATGATTGTTGACAAGGTCATTTTGCAGCAGAGGCATTTCTAGGGTCAGAGGGCCTCTGAAGGAAGGCAGCCCATGCTCACTAgcagctctccttcctccctaGCCGGTATGTCCTGCACATCCAAGGAAGCTCGGGGATTGGGGATCCTGGGAGGATCCGCTGGAACTTGTGTCTGTGCCTGCTCCTTTCGTGGACTATTGTTTATCTGTGCATCCTTAAGGGAGTCAAATCCTCTGGCAAGGTaagggctggctgctctcctctgggGGGACCTACAGCGATGCTCACCAGTGTGTGCAACTCTGCACCTCTGGGAAAGTGAGACCCACAAACAGCATCCGCTGGGTATAAGATATTTTGGGGATGCCTTGCACACCCAGACACCAGCAGGGCTGACACACCggccctcctgcagcccaagAACCCCAGGGTGGTGTCCCACCCTAGGGACAGGGCATGGGGGCAGCACTGTGCtctcattcccagctctccctgctggctctgctctcccacaggTCGTGTACTTCACTGCCACCTTCCCATACCTCAtcctgctgatgctgctcaTTCGTGGCGTGACCCTGGAGGGGGCCTGGAAGGGGATCCAGTTTTACCTCACACCCCAGTTTGATCACTTGCTGTCTTCCAAGGTGAGTAGGATGTTGTGCAATTTGTTCAAGACACAAAAATTAATCATCTCCCACCACCTCCTGAATGCAGCAGGGACAGTTCCCTTACTCAGATGTCTTTTCTGGCCACACTCTAAACTAAAACTCTCTTGGTTGTTCCTAGACCAATAATCTTTGTCCCACACCTTGTCTGGGCCACTATTCCCATGTGTTCCCACCCCATGCATGTGTTAATGGCTCTGCATGGATGGGATGGTACCAAAATTCCCCTGAGTACCAGGACCATGGGCAGGAtcatcccagcccctgggatgGGCTGATGGGTGCCCGTGGTAGATTTGACTGTTTGTGGTTCTCAAGAAATCCCAGCATGTGGAGTGGGGGTCAGCAGTGGTGGTAATCAAGAGACCACCCAGTTTTAGGGGAGCATTTAATGCCACACTGGGCCGGCCCTAAAACATTCTTATTAGCCTTTCCATCAGCCAGCGGATCCACTATGAGTGGTGAGTGTTAACAAGGAAAGACAAATATCCCGTAGGCTGGGGAAGATGtgcctggggctctggggaAGCAGATTTCTAATGTCATCTTCCTCATGTGGAGGTTCCCAAACCCCTGCTCTCCTCAGAACTGCTTCCTTCCCCCAGGTGTGGATCGAGGCAGCCCTGCAGATTTTCTACTCCCTTGGAGTGGGCTTTGGGGGCCTCCTCACCTTCGCCTCGTACAACACCTTCCATCAGAATATCTACAGGTGGGAGTCAGCTGCTGTCTTGTAAAAATTATGAGTTGTGGGGAGCTGTGAAAACCTGAGCTGGTGGGTTCAAAGCCAGCAGAAGCCTGTGGTGCAGCACAGTCAccttgctctgctccttgcACTGAGGGGATACCTGGCAGTTTGTACAGGCTTGAGAAGAACAGAGGGAtccatgggaaaaaattctCCTAAGCACCAAGGCAGAGCACTCAGCTCAGATGTTTTGGGCTGTAGGTGCTGAAAGCTGAGGATATTTGAGACTGGGAGTTGGGcacctgtgccctgtccccagcatccAGTGTAGCTCACTGAAAGAGACAGGTGTGACATTTGGTCTGACCCCATCCACAGGGGGCAGAAAGCTTTGGAGGAACCCTGTACTACAACAGAACCCTACAGTATTATCCACTAAATATATGCTCCTTTTGACCCTGGAAAGCACTTGCCATGAGAGGCCCTGAGGGACAGTGACTGGGTCACCTTACTGTGGCAtcaggggctggcagtgccaccgtGCATGGGTGTGGGGTGGGAAGGAATGAGCAAATTCAGagcatcttcttccttctctgtagGGACACCTTCATAGTGACCCTGGGCAATGCCATCACCAGCATCCTGGCAGGGTTTGCCATCTTCTCTGTTTTGGGATACATGTCCCAGGAGCTTGGGGTCCCTGTTAACCAGGTGGCAAAAGCAGGTGAGGCCAAACAAAGatgttttccccttccccctctgcCTGGGTGTGCTCAGGAATATCCCTTCCAAGATGGAAGGCACCTGAGGGTGTCAGCATGAGGGATGAAGGTGGATGCTCAGCTGGCcagggggagggaaaggggcagATAAGTTCCTGTAGTGTAAATGTTGAATAACAAGTGATGTCTAATGAAGGTCTGAGCAAGGAGCAGGCTGTTTCTCCACCCTTTGCCACAGGACCCCTCCTGCCCATCTTGCCAGAGTCCTGGCAAGTCTCTGccatggtgctgctctgctgagctctcctctcctccatccccccACGCCCAGCTCTGTCACCACTTTTCACCCTGCTGTCCTTTGCCTCCCCTAGGTCCTGGTCTGGCTTTTGTGGTGTACCCCCAGGCCATGACAATGCTCCCCCTTTCTCCATTCTGGTCATTCCTgttcttcttcatgctgctaACCTTGGGCCTGGACAGCCAGGTAAGGACAGAGCCCACGGAGACAGCCGTGCCCTCCAGGCAGCCTGAGGGCTCAGGGGACCCTctcctcctgtgcctgcagTTTGCATTTATGGAGACCATCGTCACGGCAGTGACAGATGAATTCCCCTACTACCTGCGGCCGAAGAAAGCTTCCTTCTCAGCTGTCATCTGCATCGCCCTCTTCCTCATGGGGCTCATCCTCACAACAGAGGTATGGCTCTGGGGATGGATCCATTGCGGGGGACAACTAGGGACTCATTTTAGGGAGAACTTAGGGGGCCAAGTTTTCACATGTATATTCCTATCAGGTAGCCAGGTGAAAGAGAGAGACAAGCCTGGGCTTCCAGAAGGTGTGAGGGCCAAGGGGAGTGACACAGTGTCATTCCCATTCCTACACCAACCCCATGAGGAGACTGATGTCTCTTGAGGCTGCTGactgctgtgctccccagggTTCCCAGAAGTCAGAGGACATGGGTGGAGGTGTGATGATGGTCCAGGAGACGCCGGCCTCTGTGCTTTGTCTCCACAGGGTGGGATGTACTGGCTGGTCCTACTGGATGACTACAGTGCTGGCTTTGGTCTCATGGTGGTGGTGATCACTACCTGCCTTGTGGTGACACGTGTCTATGGTAAGGCCGCTTGTCcccacaggggcacagggaaggaTGTGCTGTCTGTATGAAGAGAGGGATTTAGAGGGAGCAGTAGGGAAAGCAACAGCCTCACAGTGGAGCGTGAGACTCCGTTCCCATCACCTGTTTCTTCTTGGCTGTCACTTGATTCACCTCTCCAAAGGTACAAGTGGTGCTGAGCCTGTCctccaggcagcaccagctgggcCCCCTTCTGCATCTCCCAGAGGGGTGGGAGCAGACTGCTGCAGAGGATACAAACCACTGCTTGTGGTcagtgcagggcagcctggTACAGGCAcgaggctctgcaggagggaTCAAAGCTTCTGagtccctctccctcctgcaggcaTGAAGAGGTTCTGCCGAGATATCCAGATGATGCTGGGATTCAAACCAGGCCCCTACTTCAGAGCTTGCTGGATGGTCCTATCCCCAGCAACGATGATGGTAAACTGCTCAGCTAGAGCTGCTGGATGGTGCTGGAAAACCACAGTGCTGCCAGTATCCCTGGGTACCTCCCAGTGTGATAAGTTACTCTGCTGGCATCTCCTGCCCCAGAGACCATCCTTCTTCTGGGTGATGTTCCATCATCTCCAGGCCCTTTTGAGCACAAGACCTCTGGGATGATCTCACTTTCTTCCCATCCCACAGGCTCTGCTGGTGTATAACATTGTCAAGTACCAGCCTTCTGAGTATGGCAACTACCGCTTCcccccctgggcagaggccttgGGCATCCTCATGGGAGTCCTCTCCTGCCTGATGATTCCCATGGGCATGGTGGTGGCTGTGCTCCAAGAAGAAGGGACCCTGTGGGAGGTAGGAACTACTGGGGTCTGACACTGCTGGGGAGCACCCCAGAAACatgcagcagggagcacaagCCCCTGCCAAGTCAGTATCCCTGGAAGTTTCTGTATCCTCTCTCCTGGAGGTGTGTGTCCCCATTCCCCCTTGCTGCGTAGGGGGTGTGAGAGAGGGCACATCCCAAAGCATTTCCAGCAGTGTTGCTGCCCTTGATGCCAGACAGGTACTGAGAAAAACAGCTGCCCAAGGGGCAGATCAGTGTGCACTCCAACTCCAAAACAAGCCCGCTATGCCCTCTGAGGAAGCACATTGTCCCCAGCGTGGGgtggccatgggcacctgggACTTTGTACCCACTTGGCAAGAGCAATGACACAGCaaggcaggcagctgccagacTGTGCAGGCAGCCCAGATGGGATCCCTGCCCTGAAAGGCTTCTCCCAGGAGCAGGttacagagctgctggctgctcacagctttcccagccctTCACTGCTCTTGCCAGGCTGTTAAAAGCGGGGGAGCAGAACTTGAtgccctccccaggcagcaatCCCCTGCTGGAACACTTTCTGGCTGTAACCTGGCTTGACACAGCCATGGGCACTGTGGCATGGCCAGGAGCCACCTTGGCCAAGGCTAAGCCCTTGTCTGAGTGGCTGTaaccccacagcacagggctgtggcccTACAATAGCCCCTTGCTCCTGCAAGCCCTCACCACCAGCACCTACAGCTCATGACACCTTCCCAGCAAGACACTTAGACAGATCACCTTCCCAAAATGTTTCAGGACGAGCTTTTGACCCCATCCCATCCTCACTGGGCATTCTTTCACTCCCTGGGGGccagcagggcactgggagTGGTGGGTGAGCTGCAGGGGGGGTGCTGCCTGGGGAGTGGAGGGTGCAGGGTGCTGTGCTcgctctgcctgtcccctcaCAGCGAGTGCAGCAAGCCAGCCGCCCGGCCATGGACTGGGGCCCGTCCCTGGAGGAGAACCGCAGCGGCGTCTACGTGGCGagcctggctggcagccagTCCCCCAAACCCCTGATGGTCCACATGAGGAAATACGGGGGCATCACCAGCTACGAGAACACGGCCATCGAGGTGGACCGGGAGATGGAagaggaggacgaggaggagtCCATGATATGAGGGGACCCAGTGTCCCGTAGGCCAGGTGGGAGCTCGCCTCCCATTTTGCACAGGTTGCACTGCAGCACTTCAGGACAGCTTGGGGGGGGTCTTTCAAGGTGTAGTCAGGAGCTGCTGACACTGCCAGGTTCCCCATCACcaccctggccctgccaggacagagctgctaGCTGTCCTGGTGCCCCCGATGTGTTTCTGTTCAGTGTGACAAACTGTGTGATGAGTCCATGTGTTTGTGTGACAGTGTCTGGTTGAAGTGTCACGGCTGTCCCActcccacctgcagccccagccctgctgtcccctctcagGGTTGTCCAGGGTGGAGGGAtgtccaggctgcaggaggtggggaggaggagaaggatcTCCTGTGTGTTGATCTGTTCTCTGTTCGTCTGTATGTGACTCCAATAACCCATAAACACGTGTGAGAGAATCTGTAACAGCCTCCATGCCCAGAGGACAGCTTGTGCCACAGTGCTCTGATTCCATGGAGGTATtccagcaaaaccagcacaaatcAGTGTCCTCCTAAAGCAATTTGACCTAATAAACAAGCAGTTATAAATGAGTAGAAGAATAAAAGTAAAGGCTCTATAAACAAACCAGGCTGTAGATCCCCCAAGGACCTTGGTGGGTCAGGGTGGCTCTTCCCTGTGGTGAGGGATTGGGGTGATTTGAAGGGAGAGAAGAGTTGCTGTAACCTGTCCCTCGTGTATGCAGGAGGCTGGGGACAGGTTCCAGCTGGACCCAGTGTCCAAGGAGGGCCTGTGTCTATTGCCAAGGGAGATCCAAGGTGCGGCCCCAGCCCTGAGTGTTGCTTTTCCCAGGGCGAGGAGAAGGGCTGGGTttcagtgtctgtgtgtgatttttggggtaGATCAGCCCATGTCCCACCTCCTGCTGACACTGCTGGCCTGAGAGTCTTGGTGACCTTCTGGATGAGGCTGTTTGGACCTGATGCTGCCAGCCCCCATCATCCCAGCATCATGTGTGCCTTCTGCCATGTGCCATCAGCTCACCTGTAGCTGTGtgacacagcccctgcctgggttatccgggggggggggggggtcttcAGCATGGAAGAAAGACACACCTAGAGGAACTTCCAGGGCTTCCCCTGCACATCTAGAGGGGCACAGCtcctcttgatttttttttttctgaaaatctttgtcctggtaaaagaaaaaactgtaggacaaagacaaaaatgagGGTCGGTGTCTGGATTGTGGATGTGCTCCTGGTGCTCGGCGTCCAGCACTGTGGCCTGAGCTCCAGGGTGAAATCTGTCAGGAGGCTGCAGTCTTCTTTCCCTACAGTATAGGAGCTTTAACGATTGCCTTTGCCCCTCCAAGAGTGTAGGACTGGCTCCtacagcctgtcctgctgcctgctcaccTCCTCTTGCCCAAGGATGCTGAGCCCATTTCCGGATGGCTGtgcctttcctttctcctgcaggACCACTGATGGCTTTCCCCATACCCCCCATGGCTGCAGCCCGTGGGGGCCGTGGGGgtcccccagctccagctgctccaggtgtgtggggctctggcagcacagccgTGAAGCGCCTTCGACTGCTGGCCCCGGGTTAATCATTAGAGTCCAGCCATAAAAGTGTGGCTGATGGAAAGCTCCGGCCAtggaggctggggagcagggagggcctGCCATAAACATTTATGGCCCCAATGAATCCCTTGCTCTAACCTTGACACTATTTACTGAGCAGGAGGCCTCTGGAGGTCACGGTGTTGCCCAGCCATCGCTGCGGGTGCTGGCCAGGgagcccgggctgggctggccccTGGAGGGGCACACACAGGGGTCTGTGTGGGGTGATGGACTCCCGGGTTTCATGATGGTGCTGCTGGCCACAAAGCACCAGAAGAACCAGGAGAGCCTGACACCTTCCCACAGCAtgaagctgctctgggctgacCAAGATGGTCCAGTCTCTGAtgtttctcagcttttcctACCTGCATGGGGTCCTACCAtactccccaaatccccactgGGGTCCTCAGGGCTGTCCTTTGGTAGCTGCCATCAcccagcactgtgctgcagagcaatgGGAGGGATGAAGCTGTGCCAAGGATGTGGTTGGGAGGCAAAGCTGGCACTGGGGGAGGACGCCAAGGGCAAAAGGCAGTGGGGCAGTGG is a genomic window containing:
- the SLC6A7 gene encoding sodium-dependent proline transporter is translated as MKQVRQQHLRKPVTPDLLVSPSSQDGDLGSECPEDRGNWTGRLDFLLSCIGYCVGLGNVWRFPYRAYTNGGGAFLVPYFIMLAICGIPIFFMELSLGQFSSLGPLAVWKISPLFKGVGMGTILIVSLVAIYYNMIIAYVLFYLFASLTSDLPWQRCGNWWNTDLCLDHHVIKAGNSTLPVNISNTVSPSEEYWSRYVLHIQGSSGIGDPGRIRWNLCLCLLLSWTIVYLCILKGVKSSGKVVYFTATFPYLILLMLLIRGVTLEGAWKGIQFYLTPQFDHLLSSKVWIEAALQIFYSLGVGFGGLLTFASYNTFHQNIYRDTFIVTLGNAITSILAGFAIFSVLGYMSQELGVPVNQVAKAGPGLAFVVYPQAMTMLPLSPFWSFLFFFMLLTLGLDSQFAFMETIVTAVTDEFPYYLRPKKASFSAVICIALFLMGLILTTEGGMYWLVLLDDYSAGFGLMVVVITTCLVVTRVYGMKRFCRDIQMMLGFKPGPYFRACWMVLSPATMMALLVYNIVKYQPSEYGNYRFPPWAEALGILMGVLSCLMIPMGMVVAVLQEEGTLWERVQQASRPAMDWGPSLEENRSGVYVASLAGSQSPKPLMVHMRKYGGITSYENTAIEVDREMEEEDEEESMI